The Geomonas ferrireducens DNA segment AGCCCCTGACGCTAGCGCGCAGGGGCTTTTTTGTTGCTTCGAAGCAGGGATGATATGTCGTGACGTCAACATTCTCTCTACCCGGTGTTCCGGCATCTAATTCCCGAAGAACAATAAAGGGCCCCCCGAAATGCAGAGGGCCCTTTTTGAGTTGAGGCTGCGAACGTTGAACGCTGAACGCTGAACGTGTTTTAGTTTATGAGTTTGCCGATCGCCCCCAGGCGCGGGCGCATCTTCTCGCTGTCCCAGGACCAGTACTTGATGAAGGCGAGCCCCTTGATCTTGTCCCTGGTTACGAAGCCCCAGAAACGGCTGTCGTAGGAACGGTCGCGGTTGTCGCCCATGACGAAGTAGGAGTTGGGGGGGACGGTGACCGGGTCCTTGAAGTCCCTCGGGTTCATCTCCTTCGGGATCAGGTCCGCTTCCTTGTGCACCTCGTGCGGGTTGGCGTAAAGCTTCCCGTTCACGTAGACCCGCTTGTTCTTCACCTCGACCACGTCGCCCGGAACGCCGATGACGCGCTTGATGAAGTCCTTGGACGGGTCCTCGGGGTACTGGAACACGATGACGTCGCCCTGCTTCGGATCGCGCAGCTTGAGGATCTCCGTGTCGGTGAAGGGGATCTTGGTGCCGTAGATGAACTTGTTGACCAGCAGGTGGTCGCCGATGGCGAGGGTGTCCTCCATGGAACCGGAGGGGATCTTAAACGCCTGCACGATGAAGGTACGGATCACCAGGGCGAGAAGGACCGCGATGATGATGGATTCCGCATATTCGCGGACGACGTGCTTCGCCTTGACCGGTTTGGCCGGTTTAGCTGCAGGTTCGGAGGGCTTTTCTTCGCAGACGTTCTTGTAATCTTCCATGTGCTGTCGCTTCCTTTTTGGATGATGGGAGGGCGTGAAAGCGTCCTCTTCGTGACTACCCTTCGACTTTCAGGATGGCGAGGAACGCCTCTTGCTGCAGTTCCACGTTCCCAACGTTCTTCATGCGCTTCTTGCCTTCCTTCTGCTTCTCCAAAAGCTTCCGCTTCCTCGTGATGTCGCCGCCGTAGCACTTGGCGAGAACGTCCTTTCTCATCGCCTTGACCGTCTCGCGGGCGATGACCTTGGTCCCGACCGCAGCCTGGATGGCGATCTCGAACATCTGGCGCGGGATCAGTTCCTTCATCTTGGAGACGAGCTCCTTGCCGCGGTAGTAGGCCTTGTCCTTGTGGATGATGAGCGAGAGCGCGTCCACCACCTCGCCGTTGATCATGATGTTCAGGCGCTGCAGTTCGCTCTGGCGGTAGTTGAGTAGCTCGTAGTCGAGCGACGCGTACCCCTTGGTGATCGATTTCAGGCGGTCGTAGAAGTCGAGCACCACCTCGTTCAGCGGCAGCTCGTACACGACCATGACGCGGGTGGGCGTCAGGTACTTGATCTCGCGCTGTACGCCGCGCTTCTCCTCACAAAGGGCGAGTATCCCCCCCACGAATTCGTTCGGAACGTGGATCGAGGCGAGGATGAAGGGCTCCTCGACGTAGGCTATCTCCTGGGTCGGCGGGAGCTGGTTCGCGCTCTGGATGCTGATCATGTTCCCGTCGGTCAGGTGTACGCGGTACACGACGGTAGGTGCCGTGGTGATGAGCTCTAGGTTGAACTCGCGCTCCAGGCGTTCCTGGATGATCTCCATGTGCAAGAGACCGAGGAAGCCGCAGCGGAAGCCGAAGCCGAGCGCCAGCGAGGTCTCCGGATCGTAGGAGAAGGAGGAGTCGTTCAGCTTGAGCTTGGCGAGCGCGTCGCGCAGGTTCTCGTACTGGGCGGTGTCGATGGGGTAGAGCCCCGAGAACACCATCGGCTTCACTTCCTTGTAGCCGGGGAGCGCTGCGTCACAGGGGTTGTGCAAAAGGGTGACCGTGTCGCCTACCTTGGCGTCGGCGACCTCGCGGATACCCGCGATGATGAAGCCTACCTCGCCTGCGGTGAGCGCAGGGGTCTCGCGCATGTCCGGGGCGAAGACGCCGGCTTTCAGCACCTCGTAGGACTTGCGATTCGACATGAGCTGGATCTTGTCACCCTTCTTCAGAGTGCCGTCCACGATGCGCACCAGGATGATGACACCCTGGTACTGGTCGTACCAAGAGTCGAAGAGGAGCGCCTTCAGTGGCTTGCCCGGGTCACCCTGCGGCGGCGGGATCTTCTTGACGATCTCCTCGAGGATATCCTTGGTGCCGATCCCTTCCTTGGCGCTCGCGAGCACGGCGTCGTGGGTGTCGAGGCCGATGATCTCCTCGATCTCCGCTTTCACCCGCTCCGGTTCGGCGGCGGGGAGGTCGATCTTGTTCAGGACGACGAACACCTCGAGGTTGGCGTCGAGCGCCAGGTAGACGTTGGCTAAGGTCTGCGCCTCCACCCCTTGCGACGCGTCCACGACGAGTAGTCCCCCTTCGCAGGCGGTGAGGGAACGGGAGACCTCGTAGGTGAAGTCAACGTGGCCCGGGGTGTCGATCAGGTTGAGGATGTAATCCTTTCCGTCATCGGCGCGGTAGTTGAGCCGTACGGTCTGGGCCTTGATGGTGATGCCGCGTTCGCGTTCCAGGTCCATCTTGTCCAGGAACTGGTCCTGCTTTTCACGGGAGGATACGGTGCCGGTGAATTCGAGGAGGCGGTCGGCGATGGTCGACTTGCCATGGTCGATGTGGGCGATGATGGAAAAGTTGCGGATGTGCTCGATTACCATATTGTCCTTTATCACGCGGAGATTAACTCATGAATGATATAGAAGCGACCTATAATTGTAAAGGGATTTCTGGCTCGTTAACCTTTGTCGTGTGGCGGTATTTCCACGCTCTCCGTGTGGAAATGTTTTGCTTTTGCACCGCCGCTGAAGGTATAAAAGTGCCGTCACGAAAACGAAGTTGCCATGCCGTTCGGCGCAGGCGTTGCGACCATGAAACGAACCGTGGGAGGGGATATGGGGATGTACCGTGAGGTGATCAAGCACGAGGTTTTTCCGGCGCTTGGGTGTACCGAGCCGATCGCCGTGGCATACGCCGCGAGCCTTGCCGCCGCACAACTGGAGGGAGAACTGGAACGGGTCGCGGTGCTCGCCGACCCCGGCGTCTTCAAAAACGGCTTCGCCGTCACCGTGCCTGAAACCGGCGGACTCAAGGGGAACGTCATCGCTGCGGCACTGGGCGCTCTCGTCGCCCGACCGGAACTCAAGATGGAGATCCTCTCCGGCGCCACCGAGGAACTGCTGCGACAGGCGAAGCTCCTCGTGGAGCGTGGTGAGGTTTCCGTGTCGCTCGCCGGAAAGGAGGCGGGGCTGCACATCGACGTCACCGTCCACCGGGGGGGAGGCGTCGCTCGCGCCGTGCTCTCCGGCGGCCACACGAACCTTGTCCGGCTGGAGCGAAACGGGGAGGTGCTGGTGCAGGTCGAGCGCGACTCGGCAGGGGAGGAGAACCATCGCTACCGCGCCGAGCTGAAGGAGATGACCCTCTCCGGCCTCGTATCCCTGCTCGACGAGGTGGATGACGACGACCTCGTCTATCTGAAGCGCGGCGTGGAGATGAACCTGCGCGTAGCGGAGGCGGGGAAGGCGCTCACCAAGGTGGGGTATTACGTCGAGGACCTGGTGCGCAAGGGTTTTCTCCTCTCCGACGTTGTCTCCTCGAGCAAGATCCTCACCGCTTCCGCGTCGGACGCCCGCATGGCCGGGCTTTCCTTCCCGGTAATGTCCAGCGGCGGTAGCGGCAACCAGGGTATCGTGGCGATCCTCGTCCCTTACAACGTGGGGCTCTTCTTCCGGATCCCTGAAGAAACCATCTTGAAGAGCATCGCCCTGTCGCACCTGGTAAACGCCTACATCAAGTGCCATACCGGGGACCTGGCGCCCATCTGCGGCTGCGCCATCGCTGCGGGCGTCGGCGCGGCCGTCGCCATCGTCTACCAGCAGGCCGGTGCGGACATAGAGAAGATGAACCTCGCGGTGAACACCATCATAAGCGACATCGGCGGGATGCTGTGCGACGGTGCTAAGGGGGGATGTGCCCTAAAGGTGGTAAGCTCGACCGACGCCTCGATCCGTGCCGCCTACATGGCCCTGTCCGGGCACGGCATCACCGAGGAGGAGGGTTTCGTGGGCGCGAGCGCCGAGGAGACCATCCGCAACTTAAGCCGGATCACCGACGACGGCATGTCCCTGGCCGACGACACCATGTTGAGCATCATGCTGGAGAAGAGGCACGGCGTCCCTAGAGGGTAAAGAAAAAGCGGCCCGCGCTTTCGCGCCGGCCGCCTTCGTTTTCGTCGTCCTCCGCCTGGGCGGAGGTTTCCCTTCATAACCCGATCAGACGAGCCTGAACTGACCCACCAGGCGCTGCAGGTCCTGCGAGAGTCCGGCCAGGTGGCTCGCCGCGGTGGCGCAGGTCTGGGCGCCCCTCGAGGTGTCCTGCACCACCTCGGTTATCTGCAGGATGTTGTTGGTGATCTCGCCGGTGGTTGCGGTTTGCTCCTCGGCGGCGGTGGCGATCTGGTTCACCTGCTCGGTCACCTCGCTGATCTGCCGCAGGATCTCCTCAAGCGACTGCCCCGATTTCGCAGCCTCGCGGGTCCCGCTTTCCACTTCGCGTACCCCTTCCTCCATGGCTGAAACCGCCGCCTTGGTTTCTGACTGTATCGACTTGATCATCTCGCCGATTTCGCGGGTGGCGCGGGTGGTGCGCTCGGCCAGGGCCCTCACCTCGTCCGCCACGACGGCGAAGCCGCGTCCCTGTTCGCCGGCGCGCGCCGCCTCGATGGCGGCGTTGAGTGCCAGGAGGTTCGTCTGGTCGGCGATGTCCTCGATGGTGCCGATGATGGCGCCGATCTGGTCGCTGCGCTCGCCGAGCCCTTCGACGGTGGAGGCGGAGGCCTTGACCTGGGTGGCGATCCGGTTCATGACCTGCACGGTCTGCTCAACGACCATCCTGCCGTCCCGCGCGCGGCCGGTCGCTTCCGCACCTCCCGTTGCGGCCATGTGGCAGCTCTGGGCGATCTCGGAGGAGGTGGCCGCCATCTCTTCGCTTGCGGTCGCCACCGTGCCGGTCTGTGCCGCTACCTCTTCCGCACCGGTTGCTATCTGCTCCGAGGTGGAGTGGAGCTGGTTTGCGGCCGCGGCGACCTCGTGGGAGTTCTCGACGACCTTGCTAAGCGTGTCGTTAAGCTTACCGGCCATCTCGTTCACTTCCGCCGCCAGCATCCCCATCTCGTCCCGGGTATTGATGTCGGAGCGGGCGGTCAGGTCGCCCGCTGCCACCTGGGCCAGGGTGTCGAAGACCTTTTTGAGCGGCACGCTGATCGAGTTCGCGATCAGGTACCCCACCAGTGCCATGAACAGGGCCGCCGCGAGGGTCAGCACCACGAGGAAGACCTGTGAGGCGTGGTACCCGGCGAGGTCCTTATTGTAGGTGTCCACCGCCTCCTTGGAGTTGAAGGCGACGAGGTCGGAGATGGCGGTTGCCGGGCTCTTGTAGAGCGGCGCTACCGACTCAGTGGCGAACTTGACCGTTGCCCTGCGCCCCTCGACGTTACCCAGGGAATCCTGGCTCATCTGCTGCAGCTTGCTCCCCTGGGCGAGGTACTGCTCGTACCCCTGTTTGAAGAGCTGGATCAGCTCTTTCTCCTTGGGCTCCAGGTTGAACTTCAGGAACTTGGCCTGTCCCTCCTCGATGTTCTTTTTACGCTGTGCAAGGTCGTCCGCCTTCTCCTTTAAGAGGGCCGGGTCTTCCAGCAGCATCATGTAAACCAGGTCCAGCCTGATGGCGAGGAAGTCGTTTTTAAGGTTGTTGATGATCTCAACCTGGGCCACTGAATCACTCATGTCGTGTTCGTTGCCTGCCATCACCTTCATCTTGTGCAGGCCGGCGCCGACGATGGCTATCAATGTGGCGACCGCGATGGTTACCAGTACGAGGCACTTGGTTTTCACTTTAAGGTCCATCCAGAATTTCATGCTTGGCTCCTTCATGCTGCCAGATTTATGTTCTGTTGCGGCAGCACATCCACACACTGGACTAATCGGCGCATCGTCTGAATACTTGAATGAATTGACTGTTAACATTGTCTAACGGCTGTGACGCGGTCGACAGCCGTTGTAACTGCGGGAGGGCATGCTACAGTTTCCCCTGGCAGCGTCCTGCCTAAATGAGAGTGAAGGAGCGTGCATATGTCAGACAGAAGTGGCGTTATCCCTTCCTACACCCCGCCGGATTTCCGTCGTCCGAAGCTCGCTGCGGCACCTGCAGCGAAGGTGGTCCCCGCACCTGCGGACGGCGTCTTGCCGGAGAATTTCCACGCCACCTCGAACCACCCGGAATACGTGCATCTGGGGGGAGGGGAATGGCTTCTTGCCCCGGAAAGCCGCATGGACTGCGTCATCGTCCTCTCCGGAAGACGTCTCGAAGTGGTCGAGCCGCGTCTGGTCAAAAAGGGAGACCAGGTGCTGGTGGGGCGGACCGAGAACGGCGAGGAGGGGATCTATCTGCACATCGGTGGATTTCTGAACCTATCAGAGCCTTTCGCCGACAAGTTCTCCTTCAGAAGCCGGGGGACCCGTGAGACCCCGTTCTCACGCTCTTACGACGAGCTGTACCAGGTGCTGCGTCACGACCGGGATCACGGTTACATCGTCTGGGTGCTGGGACCGGCGGTCGCCTTCGACATGGATTCGCGCAACGCCATGCAGGGGCTCTTCGAGGCGGGATACTGCCACGCCCTTCTTGCCGGCAACGCTCTCGCAACCCATGACCTCGAGGCGGCCCACTTCCGCACCGGTCTCGGGCAGAACATATATACCCAGGCCATCATGCCGATGGGGCACTACAACCACCTCGACATCATCAACCAGGCGCGCATGGCCGGAGGTATCCCGCAGTTGATCGACAAGCTTAGGCTTGACGACGGGGTCATGTGCGCCTGCGCGCGGAAGGGGATACCCTACGTCCTCGCCGGCTCGATACGCGACGACGGCCCTCTTCCCGGGGTGATCCAGGACGCGTACCAGGCCCAGGATGCCATGCGGGTGCATGCCCGCAAGGCGACCACCGTGCTCGCCATCGCGACGCAGCTCCACTCCATCGCCTTCGGCAACATGGTGCCGAGCTACCGCGTCGAGGCGGACGGATCGGTGCGCCCGGTCTACTTCTACGTGGTGGACATGACCGAGTTTTCCGTGGACAAGCTGGCGAACCGTGGCTCGGCGCAGGCGGTCGGGCTTTTGACCAACGCGCAGGACTTCGTAGTGAACCTCTGGAACCACCTTAAAAATGAGGGATAGCCTTTAAAGGAAAGACGATGGAGAACAGCATCAGGATGATAGGGGTCCCGGTTGACCTGGGACAGGAACAGCGCGGCGTGGACCTGGGGCCCGGTGCGCTTCGCTATGCGGGACTCGCGGCGCGCCTTACGGGGCTTGGGTATCTGGTGGAGGACATGGGGAACCTTCCGGTTCCGGTCAGGGACGTCCTCGGCGCGGAGCGGGACCAGCGTTACCTCCCCTCGATCACGGCGGTGTGCGAGACCGTCTACCGGGCGGGGGCGAGCGCCGTGGCGCAGGGGTATCTTCCCATCTTCATGGGAGGCGACCATTCCATGTCGGTCGGGTCCATAGGCGGTGTCACCGACGAGCATCCCGCCGCGGTGATCTGGGTGGATGCTCACGCCGATTTCAACACGCCGCAAAGTACCATAACCGGCAACATCCACGGCATGGCGCTCGCCGCACTTTTGGGTGAGG contains these protein-coding regions:
- the lepB gene encoding signal peptidase I; the encoded protein is MEDYKNVCEEKPSEPAAKPAKPVKAKHVVREYAESIIIAVLLALVIRTFIVQAFKIPSGSMEDTLAIGDHLLVNKFIYGTKIPFTDTEILKLRDPKQGDVIVFQYPEDPSKDFIKRVIGVPGDVVEVKNKRVYVNGKLYANPHEVHKEADLIPKEMNPRDFKDPVTVPPNSYFVMGDNRDRSYDSRFWGFVTRDKIKGLAFIKYWSWDSEKMRPRLGAIGKLIN
- the lepA gene encoding translation elongation factor 4, with the translated sequence MVIEHIRNFSIIAHIDHGKSTIADRLLEFTGTVSSREKQDQFLDKMDLERERGITIKAQTVRLNYRADDGKDYILNLIDTPGHVDFTYEVSRSLTACEGGLLVVDASQGVEAQTLANVYLALDANLEVFVVLNKIDLPAAEPERVKAEIEEIIGLDTHDAVLASAKEGIGTKDILEEIVKKIPPPQGDPGKPLKALLFDSWYDQYQGVIILVRIVDGTLKKGDKIQLMSNRKSYEVLKAGVFAPDMRETPALTAGEVGFIIAGIREVADAKVGDTVTLLHNPCDAALPGYKEVKPMVFSGLYPIDTAQYENLRDALAKLKLNDSSFSYDPETSLALGFGFRCGFLGLLHMEIIQERLEREFNLELITTAPTVVYRVHLTDGNMISIQSANQLPPTQEIAYVEEPFILASIHVPNEFVGGILALCEEKRGVQREIKYLTPTRVMVVYELPLNEVVLDFYDRLKSITKGYASLDYELLNYRQSELQRLNIMINGEVVDALSLIIHKDKAYYRGKELVSKMKELIPRQMFEIAIQAAVGTKVIARETVKAMRKDVLAKCYGGDITRKRKLLEKQKEGKKRMKNVGNVELQQEAFLAILKVEG
- a CDS encoding L-cysteine desulfidase family protein codes for the protein MGMYREVIKHEVFPALGCTEPIAVAYAASLAAAQLEGELERVAVLADPGVFKNGFAVTVPETGGLKGNVIAAALGALVARPELKMEILSGATEELLRQAKLLVERGEVSVSLAGKEAGLHIDVTVHRGGGVARAVLSGGHTNLVRLERNGEVLVQVERDSAGEENHRYRAELKEMTLSGLVSLLDEVDDDDLVYLKRGVEMNLRVAEAGKALTKVGYYVEDLVRKGFLLSDVVSSSKILTASASDARMAGLSFPVMSSGGSGNQGIVAILVPYNVGLFFRIPEETILKSIALSHLVNAYIKCHTGDLAPICGCAIAAGVGAAVAIVYQQAGADIEKMNLAVNTIISDIGGMLCDGAKGGCALKVVSSTDASIRAAYMALSGHGITEEEGFVGASAEETIRNLSRITDDGMSLADDTMLSIMLEKRHGVPRG
- a CDS encoding methyl-accepting chemotaxis protein, whose translation is MKFWMDLKVKTKCLVLVTIAVATLIAIVGAGLHKMKVMAGNEHDMSDSVAQVEIINNLKNDFLAIRLDLVYMMLLEDPALLKEKADDLAQRKKNIEEGQAKFLKFNLEPKEKELIQLFKQGYEQYLAQGSKLQQMSQDSLGNVEGRRATVKFATESVAPLYKSPATAISDLVAFNSKEAVDTYNKDLAGYHASQVFLVVLTLAAALFMALVGYLIANSISVPLKKVFDTLAQVAAGDLTARSDINTRDEMGMLAAEVNEMAGKLNDTLSKVVENSHEVAAAANQLHSTSEQIATGAEEVAAQTGTVATASEEMAATSSEIAQSCHMAATGGAEATGRARDGRMVVEQTVQVMNRIATQVKASASTVEGLGERSDQIGAIIGTIEDIADQTNLLALNAAIEAARAGEQGRGFAVVADEVRALAERTTRATREIGEMIKSIQSETKAAVSAMEEGVREVESGTREAAKSGQSLEEILRQISEVTEQVNQIATAAEEQTATTGEITNNILQITEVVQDTSRGAQTCATAASHLAGLSQDLQRLVGQFRLV
- a CDS encoding putative NPN-dependent ornithine cyclodeaminase produces the protein MSDRSGVIPSYTPPDFRRPKLAAAPAAKVVPAPADGVLPENFHATSNHPEYVHLGGGEWLLAPESRMDCVIVLSGRRLEVVEPRLVKKGDQVLVGRTENGEEGIYLHIGGFLNLSEPFADKFSFRSRGTRETPFSRSYDELYQVLRHDRDHGYIVWVLGPAVAFDMDSRNAMQGLFEAGYCHALLAGNALATHDLEAAHFRTGLGQNIYTQAIMPMGHYNHLDIINQARMAGGIPQLIDKLRLDDGVMCACARKGIPYVLAGSIRDDGPLPGVIQDAYQAQDAMRVHARKATTVLAIATQLHSIAFGNMVPSYRVEADGSVRPVYFYVVDMTEFSVDKLANRGSAQAVGLLTNAQDFVVNLWNHLKNEG